One window of Cellulomonas shaoxiangyii genomic DNA carries:
- the nuoH gene encoding NADH-quinone oxidoreductase subunit NuoH, producing the protein MSPLLSAAVGDGAQVGVSADFSQDVFWVWLLKAVAIIVFLLTSVLIAIWFERKVVARMQVRPGPNVHGPFGLLQSLADAMKLLVKEDVTVKAADKLVYIVAPMIAVFCSLLTFAVIPFGPEVSIFGVLTPLQLTDFPVAVLYILACAAVGVYGIVLGGWSSNSTYPLLGGVRSTAQVISYELAMGLSLVSVFIMAGSMSTSQIVDSQTQVWWFLPLLPAFVIYLISMVGETNRLPFDLPEAEGELVSGYMTEYSSMKFAWFFLAEYINMLNVSAVATTLFFGGWRAPWPLSAIGDGVLNTGWWPVLWFLAKVWFFMFVFVWIRGSVLRFRYDQFMKIGWKVLIPAALVWVVAVTLVQALRQLWDVDLRTTLFVLAGLVLVGLVVSFLVPEKKPAPPPEPEPFDPFADGYPVPPLPGQVLPPSPRAQRRLAATATDADTSPPPLQGPSGPETPLEVRGG; encoded by the coding sequence ATGAGCCCGCTGCTGTCCGCGGCCGTCGGCGACGGCGCCCAGGTGGGCGTCAGCGCCGACTTCAGCCAGGACGTGTTCTGGGTGTGGCTGCTCAAGGCCGTCGCGATCATCGTCTTCCTGCTGACGAGCGTGCTCATCGCCATCTGGTTCGAGCGCAAGGTCGTCGCCCGCATGCAGGTGCGGCCCGGGCCCAACGTGCACGGCCCGTTCGGCCTGCTGCAGTCGCTCGCCGACGCGATGAAGCTCCTGGTCAAGGAGGACGTCACCGTCAAGGCGGCCGACAAGCTCGTCTACATCGTCGCGCCGATGATCGCGGTGTTCTGCTCGCTGCTCACCTTCGCGGTCATCCCGTTCGGGCCCGAGGTCAGCATCTTCGGGGTGCTCACGCCGCTGCAGCTCACGGACTTCCCGGTCGCGGTGCTGTACATCCTCGCGTGCGCCGCCGTCGGGGTGTACGGGATCGTGCTCGGCGGCTGGTCCTCGAACTCGACGTACCCGCTGCTCGGCGGGGTGCGCTCCACGGCGCAGGTCATCTCCTACGAGCTCGCGATGGGCCTGTCCCTGGTCAGCGTGTTCATCATGGCGGGGTCGATGTCGACGTCGCAGATCGTCGACTCCCAGACCCAGGTCTGGTGGTTCCTGCCGCTGCTGCCGGCGTTCGTCATCTACCTGATCTCGATGGTCGGCGAGACGAACCGGCTGCCGTTCGACCTCCCCGAGGCCGAGGGCGAGCTCGTGTCCGGCTACATGACCGAGTACTCGTCCATGAAGTTCGCCTGGTTCTTCCTGGCCGAGTACATCAACATGCTCAACGTGTCGGCGGTCGCCACGACGCTGTTCTTCGGCGGCTGGCGCGCCCCGTGGCCGCTGTCGGCCATCGGCGACGGCGTGCTCAACACCGGCTGGTGGCCGGTGCTGTGGTTCCTCGCCAAGGTGTGGTTCTTCATGTTCGTGTTCGTGTGGATCCGCGGGTCCGTCCTGCGCTTCCGCTACGACCAGTTCATGAAGATCGGCTGGAAGGTGCTCATCCCCGCCGCGCTCGTGTGGGTCGTGGCGGTGACGCTGGTCCAGGCGCTGCGTCAGCTGTGGGACGTCGACCTGCGCACGACGCTGTTCGTGCTGGCGGGCCTCGTGCTCGTCGGGCTCGTGGTGTCGTTCCTGGTGCCGGAGAAGAAGCCCGCGCCCCCGCCGGAGCCCGAGCCGTTCGACCCGTTCGCCGACGGCTACCCCGTGCCGCCGCTTCCGGGGCAGGTGCTGCCGCCGTCGCCCCGTGCGCAGCGCCGGCTCGCCGCGACCGCGACGGATGCGGACACGTCGCCCCCGCCGCTGCAAGGACCGTCCGGACCCGAGACCCCGCTGGAGGTGCGCGGTGGCTGA
- the nuoI gene encoding NADH-quinone oxidoreductase subunit NuoI: protein MIEKRSGLAELLAPVGGFGVTLSNMFRPTVTEQYPREQAPTKPRYHGRHQLNRYPDGLEKCIGCELCAWACPADAIYVEGGDNTPDAQFSPGERYGRVYQINYLRCIFCGLCIEACPTRALTMTNEYELGGPTRAGMIWEKQDLLAPLRSGQLASPHPMAEGTTDTDYYRGEVTGVTEDQVAWVAEHRPDDPTLPANAAQGATVPDLGETRLAQAAITAAARRQGGAR, encoded by the coding sequence CTGATCGAGAAGCGCTCCGGCCTGGCCGAGCTGCTCGCCCCGGTGGGCGGGTTCGGCGTGACGCTGTCGAACATGTTCCGTCCGACCGTGACGGAGCAGTACCCGCGGGAGCAGGCGCCGACCAAGCCCCGCTACCACGGGCGCCACCAGCTCAACCGGTACCCCGACGGGCTCGAGAAGTGCATCGGGTGCGAGCTGTGCGCGTGGGCGTGCCCCGCGGACGCGATCTACGTCGAGGGCGGCGACAACACGCCCGACGCGCAGTTCTCGCCGGGGGAGCGGTACGGCCGCGTCTACCAGATCAACTACCTGCGCTGCATCTTCTGCGGCCTGTGCATCGAGGCGTGCCCGACGCGCGCCCTGACGATGACGAACGAGTACGAGCTCGGCGGGCCGACGCGCGCGGGCATGATCTGGGAGAAGCAGGACCTGCTCGCACCGCTGCGCTCCGGCCAGCTCGCGAGCCCGCACCCCATGGCCGAGGGCACGACGGACACCGACTACTACCGCGGCGAGGTCACGGGCGTGACCGAGGACCAGGTGGCGTGGGTCGCCGAGCACCGCCCCGACGACCCGACGCTGCCCGCCAACGCGGCGCAGGGCGCCACCGTGCCGGACCTCGGCGAGACGCGCCTCGCGCAGGCCGCGATCACGGCGGCGGCCCGCCGCCAGGGGGGTGCCCGATGA
- a CDS encoding NADH-quinone oxidoreductase subunit J: MTGALLTVLPAALEETGRTTTAEAVLFWVLAPIMVLAALGLLFARKTVHAALAIIVVMISLAFLYVAQDAVFLGVAQVVVYTGAVMMLFLFVLMLVGVDRSDSLVETIRGQRWIGVLAGVGLGVVLAGVVGRAAYAPAAGLAEANAASNPVGVARLVFGQHVLAFEVVGCLLVVAALGALVLTHRRRLTPLVGQRELAQRRVREGGSLVPLPAPGVYARHNAMDVPALGPDGRPLEQSVPRVLRVRGQEADAREYAARIDRVLAGGWANGAGSFTSATGDGPPTGGRDLAVHAAGQEDAPQDAPGGADGADESSAASADAHTADGDEMRDEEVVR, translated from the coding sequence ATGACCGGCGCGCTCCTCACGGTGCTCCCCGCGGCCCTCGAGGAGACGGGCCGCACGACGACCGCCGAGGCGGTCCTGTTCTGGGTGCTCGCGCCGATCATGGTGCTCGCCGCGCTGGGCCTGCTGTTCGCGCGCAAGACCGTGCACGCGGCGCTCGCGATCATCGTCGTGATGATCTCGCTGGCGTTCCTCTACGTCGCGCAGGACGCGGTGTTCCTCGGCGTCGCGCAGGTGGTCGTCTACACCGGCGCCGTGATGATGCTGTTCCTGTTCGTCCTCATGCTCGTGGGCGTCGACCGGTCCGACTCGCTCGTGGAGACCATCCGCGGGCAGCGGTGGATCGGGGTGCTCGCGGGGGTCGGGCTCGGTGTGGTGCTCGCCGGCGTCGTGGGCCGCGCGGCGTACGCGCCGGCGGCCGGTCTCGCGGAGGCCAACGCGGCGTCGAACCCCGTGGGGGTCGCCCGGCTCGTGTTCGGCCAGCACGTGCTCGCCTTCGAGGTGGTCGGCTGCCTGCTCGTCGTCGCCGCGCTCGGCGCCCTCGTGCTGACGCACCGCCGCCGCCTGACGCCGCTCGTCGGCCAGCGCGAGCTCGCCCAGCGCCGCGTCCGCGAGGGCGGCAGCCTCGTGCCGCTGCCCGCCCCCGGCGTGTACGCACGGCACAACGCGATGGACGTCCCGGCCCTCGGGCCCGACGGCCGTCCGCTCGAGCAGTCGGTGCCGCGTGTGCTGCGCGTGCGCGGCCAGGAGGCGGACGCGCGCGAGTACGCCGCCCGCATCGACCGCGTGCTCGCGGGCGGCTGGGCCAACGGCGCCGGGTCGTTCACGTCCGCCACGGGGGACGGGCCGCCGACCGGCGGCCGGGACCTCGCCGTGCACGCCGCGGGCCAGGAGGACGCCCCGCAGGACGCGCCGGGTGGCGCCGACGGGGCGGACGAGTCGAGTGCGGCCAGCGCGGACGCGCACACCGCCGACGGGGACGAGATGCGCGACGAGGAGGTCGTCCGGTGA
- the nuoK gene encoding NADH-quinone oxidoreductase subunit NuoK produces MSLTHYLVLAAILFAIGATTVLLRRNAIVVFMGVELMLNSTNLLLVTFSRYHGNLTGQVLAFFVMVVAAAEVVVGLAIIVSIFRTRRSASVDDVNLLKS; encoded by the coding sequence GTGAGCCTCACCCACTACCTCGTGCTGGCTGCGATCCTCTTCGCGATCGGCGCGACCACCGTCCTGCTGCGGCGCAACGCGATCGTCGTGTTCATGGGCGTCGAGCTCATGCTCAACTCCACGAACCTGCTGCTCGTGACGTTCTCGCGGTACCACGGGAACCTCACGGGCCAGGTGCTGGCATTCTTCGTCATGGTCGTCGCGGCGGCCGAGGTGGTCGTGGGTCTCGCGATCATCGTGTCGATCTTCCGGACCCGACGCTCGGCCTCGGTCGACGACGTCAACCTGCTGAAGAGCTGA
- the nuoL gene encoding NADH-quinone oxidoreductase subunit L, protein MHTLMSLTTPAVVTAADAAVAAEPWAGARAAAWLVVVPLVSAAVLLLLGRRADRWGHWLGVLASAASFVVALVVTLGLLGLPAGQRVQDVTLGTWVDAGALTVDAGLRVDPLAMTFVLLVTFVGTLIHVYSVAYMEHDVDRRRFFAYLNLFVAAMLLLVLADSYLLLFVGWEGVGLASYLLIGFWNHHTPYAVAAKKAFVANRVGDVGLILAMGLMFTTFGSLDFGTVNAGVAQASEGTLTLIGLALLLAACGKSAQFPLQSWLGDAMAGPTPVSALIHAATMVTAGVYLIIRSGAIYTAAPTAQLVVAVVGAITLLFGAIVGCAKDDIKKALAASTMSQIGYMVLAAGLGPIGYAFAIFHLVTHGFFKAGMFLGAGSVMHGMDDQVDMRRFGGLGRYMKITYLTFMAGWLAILGIPPFAGFWSKDKIIEAAFVPVDGEPWRAWVFGGVALLGAGITAFYMSRLFFLTFEGQKRWSRKRDGSAQHPHESPLLMTVPMVVLAVGSVGLGWLLSSRGFVEWLEPSVGHAEHHDPVLPIPVIVGATLAAVVIGLVLAWRLYAIGQVPVEPPRGTAVTLAARKDLYQDVVNDAVLVEPGRYLTRSLVYGDKAVVDNAATGLGHATVAVGDAVRRVQNGYARSYAASMLIGLVALTVVVLAVRG, encoded by the coding sequence GTGCACACCCTGATGTCCCTGACGACGCCTGCCGTCGTGACGGCCGCCGACGCGGCGGTGGCCGCGGAGCCCTGGGCCGGCGCCCGCGCCGCCGCCTGGCTCGTCGTCGTGCCGCTCGTGTCCGCCGCCGTGCTCCTGCTGCTCGGCCGCCGCGCCGACCGCTGGGGCCACTGGCTCGGCGTCCTCGCGTCGGCCGCGTCCTTCGTCGTCGCGCTCGTCGTGACCCTCGGCCTGCTCGGCCTGCCCGCGGGGCAGCGCGTGCAGGACGTGACCCTCGGCACGTGGGTCGACGCGGGCGCGCTGACCGTCGACGCCGGGTTGCGCGTCGACCCGCTCGCGATGACGTTCGTGCTGCTCGTGACGTTCGTCGGCACGCTGATCCACGTCTACTCCGTGGCGTACATGGAGCACGACGTCGACCGCCGGCGGTTCTTCGCCTACCTCAACCTCTTCGTCGCGGCGATGCTCCTGCTGGTGCTCGCCGACTCCTACCTGCTGCTGTTCGTCGGGTGGGAGGGCGTCGGCCTGGCGTCGTACCTGCTGATCGGCTTCTGGAACCACCACACCCCGTACGCGGTGGCCGCGAAGAAGGCGTTCGTCGCCAACCGCGTCGGCGACGTCGGGCTCATCCTCGCGATGGGACTGATGTTCACGACGTTCGGCAGCCTGGACTTCGGCACGGTGAACGCCGGCGTCGCGCAGGCGAGCGAGGGCACGCTCACGCTCATCGGCCTCGCGCTGCTGCTGGCCGCGTGCGGCAAGTCGGCGCAGTTCCCGCTGCAGTCCTGGCTCGGCGACGCGATGGCCGGCCCGACGCCCGTCTCCGCGCTCATCCACGCCGCCACGATGGTGACGGCGGGCGTGTACCTGATCATCCGCTCCGGCGCGATCTACACCGCGGCGCCGACGGCCCAGCTGGTCGTCGCGGTCGTCGGCGCGATCACGCTGCTCTTCGGTGCGATCGTCGGCTGCGCGAAGGACGACATCAAGAAGGCGCTCGCCGCCTCGACGATGTCGCAGATCGGCTACATGGTGCTCGCCGCGGGGCTCGGGCCCATCGGGTACGCGTTCGCGATCTTCCACCTCGTCACGCACGGCTTCTTCAAGGCCGGCATGTTCCTCGGGGCGGGGTCGGTCATGCACGGCATGGACGACCAGGTCGACATGCGCCGCTTCGGGGGCCTCGGTCGGTACATGAAGATCACGTACCTCACGTTCATGGCCGGCTGGCTCGCGATCCTCGGGATCCCGCCGTTCGCCGGCTTCTGGAGCAAGGACAAGATCATCGAGGCGGCGTTCGTGCCGGTCGACGGCGAGCCGTGGCGCGCGTGGGTCTTCGGCGGCGTCGCGCTGCTGGGCGCCGGGATCACCGCGTTCTACATGTCCCGGCTGTTCTTCCTCACGTTCGAGGGGCAGAAGCGCTGGTCGCGGAAGCGCGACGGGTCGGCGCAGCACCCGCACGAGTCCCCGCTGCTCATGACCGTGCCGATGGTCGTGCTGGCGGTCGGCTCGGTGGGTCTCGGGTGGCTGCTGTCGAGCAGGGGCTTCGTCGAGTGGCTCGAGCCGTCGGTCGGGCACGCCGAGCACCACGACCCGGTGCTGCCGATCCCGGTCATCGTCGGTGCGACGCTCGCCGCGGTGGTCATCGGGCTCGTGCTCGCCTGGCGCCTCTACGCGATCGGGCAGGTCCCGGTGGAGCCGCCGCGCGGCACCGCGGTCACCCTCGCGGCGCGCAAGGACCTCTACCAGGACGTCGTCAACGACGCCGTCCTGGTCGAGCCCGGCCGCTACCTCACGCGCTCGCTCGTGTACGGCGACAAGGCGGTGG